The following coding sequences are from one Streptomyces sp. NBC_01485 window:
- a CDS encoding acyl-CoA dehydrogenase family protein: MNLGLSEEQAAVRRLAREFVDREIAPHVVAWDRAEDVDRSIVKKLGEVGFLGLTVDEEYGGSGGDHLAYCLVTEELGRGDSSVRGIVSVSLGLVAKSVAAWGSEEQKRRWLPGLTSGEYVGCFGLTEPGTGSDAGNLSTRAVRDGDDYVISGTKMFITNGTWADVILLFARSTDAPGHKGVSAFLVPTDTPGLRRRALHGKLGLRGQATAEVVLDGVRVPASAMLAPEGKGFSVAMSALAKGRMSVAAGCVGIAQAALDAAVRYAGEREQFGGKTIAHHQLVQELISDIAVDVDAARLLTWRVADLIDRGLPFATESSKAKLFASEAAVRAANNALQVFGGYGYIDEYPVGKLLRDARVMTLYEGTSQIQKLLIGRALTGVSAF, encoded by the coding sequence GTGAACCTGGGGCTCAGCGAGGAGCAGGCCGCCGTCCGGCGGCTCGCCAGGGAGTTCGTGGACCGCGAGATCGCCCCGCACGTCGTCGCCTGGGACCGTGCGGAGGACGTCGACCGGTCCATCGTCAAGAAGCTCGGCGAGGTCGGCTTCCTCGGTCTGACGGTCGACGAGGAGTACGGCGGGTCGGGCGGCGACCATCTCGCGTACTGCCTGGTCACGGAGGAACTGGGGCGCGGCGACTCGTCCGTGCGCGGGATCGTGTCCGTCTCCCTCGGCCTGGTCGCCAAGAGTGTCGCGGCCTGGGGGAGCGAGGAGCAGAAGCGGCGCTGGCTGCCGGGGCTGACGTCCGGCGAGTACGTCGGCTGCTTCGGACTGACCGAGCCCGGCACGGGGTCCGATGCCGGCAACCTCTCGACGCGGGCGGTGCGCGACGGCGACGACTACGTCATCAGCGGCACCAAGATGTTCATCACCAACGGGACCTGGGCCGATGTGATCCTGCTGTTCGCCCGGTCCACCGACGCGCCGGGACACAAGGGCGTCTCCGCGTTTCTCGTGCCGACCGACACCCCGGGCCTGCGCCGCCGCGCCCTCCACGGCAAGCTCGGGCTGCGCGGCCAGGCGACCGCCGAAGTGGTCCTGGACGGCGTCCGGGTCCCCGCCTCCGCGATGCTGGCGCCCGAGGGCAAGGGGTTCTCCGTCGCCATGTCGGCGCTGGCGAAGGGTCGTATGTCGGTCGCGGCGGGCTGCGTCGGGATAGCCCAGGCCGCCCTGGACGCGGCCGTGCGGTACGCCGGCGAGCGCGAGCAGTTCGGCGGGAAGACCATCGCCCATCATCAGCTCGTCCAGGAGCTGATCAGCGATATCGCGGTCGACGTCGACGCGGCCCGGCTGCTGACCTGGCGGGTCGCCGACCTGATCGACCGGGGCCTGCCCTTCGCCACCGAGTCCTCCAAGGCCAAGCTCTTCGCCTCGGAGGCCGCCGTCCGCGCCGCCAACAACGCCCTCCAGGTCTTCGGCGGCTACGGCTACATCGACGAGTATCCGGTGGGCAAGCTGCTGCGCGACGCGCGCGTGATGACCCTCTACGAGGGCACCAGCCAGATCCAGAAGCTGCTCATCGGGCGGGCTCTGACGGGGGTTTCGGCGTTCTGA
- a CDS encoding TetR/AcrR family transcriptional regulator: MARPRKPLLSTDRIVETARALVDAEGLAAVSTRRLAAELGVSGPSLYNHFRTKDEILEAVADSVSAQVDLSMFEDGREWRTALRDWAVSYRAALRDHPNIVPVLAQGPGRRPAGLRVADAVYGAMVRAGWPPSQATSIGALMRYYVTGSALGSFAGGFVDDMSAYDPADYPHLGQAHLLAEQQEKIDERAYQTGLRALLDGLALQYEQVRRPA, encoded by the coding sequence ATGGCCCGACCGCGCAAGCCCCTCCTCAGCACCGACCGGATCGTCGAGACCGCACGGGCGCTCGTGGACGCGGAGGGTCTGGCGGCCGTCTCCACGCGTCGGCTCGCCGCCGAACTGGGGGTCAGCGGCCCCTCCCTCTACAACCACTTCCGCACGAAGGACGAGATCCTGGAGGCCGTCGCCGACTCGGTGAGCGCGCAGGTCGACCTGTCGATGTTCGAGGACGGCCGGGAGTGGCGGACCGCGCTGCGCGACTGGGCCGTCTCCTACCGGGCGGCCCTGCGCGACCACCCGAACATCGTCCCGGTGCTCGCCCAGGGCCCCGGCCGCCGTCCCGCCGGACTGCGCGTCGCCGACGCGGTGTACGGCGCGATGGTCCGCGCCGGGTGGCCGCCCTCGCAGGCCACCTCCATCGGCGCGCTGATGCGGTACTACGTCACGGGCTCCGCGCTCGGCTCGTTCGCCGGCGGATTCGTCGACGACATGAGCGCCTACGACCCCGCCGACTACCCGCACCTCGGCCAGGCCCACCTCCTGGCCGAGCAGCAGGAGAAGATCGACGAGCGGGCGTACCAGACGGGGCTGAGGGCGCTGCTGGACGGGCTGGCGCTCCAGTACGAGCAGGTGCGGCGCCCGGCGTAG
- a CDS encoding ArsR/SmtB family transcription factor, giving the protein MTGRDLTRDTIRDVRDVRDVRAPGLAALAGLLADETRAGCLLALLDGRAWTAGELARHAGVAASTLSEHLGKLVAGGLLAEERQGRHRYVRLADTRVAQLVEDLAAQVAPDPARRPRTLRAANAGSAMARGRTCYDHLAGHLGIVVTDALTARGLLTAAGLSERPASPPRQTPPRRTPPRRTPPRPAPQERATGFVLTEAGLRWFEGSGIALDRATRRPLARACLDWTERRPHLAGAAGAALCRHVLDAGWCVRIGSERAVKVTTTGERALGELLGIEPGALR; this is encoded by the coding sequence ATGACCGGCAGGGACCTCACCAGGGACACCATCAGGGACGTACGGGATGTACGGGACGTACGGGCGCCGGGGCTGGCCGCGCTGGCCGGGCTCCTGGCCGACGAGACACGGGCCGGGTGCCTGCTGGCGCTGCTCGACGGGCGGGCCTGGACCGCCGGTGAGCTGGCCCGGCACGCGGGCGTGGCCGCGTCGACGTTGAGCGAGCACCTGGGCAAGCTGGTCGCGGGCGGGCTGCTCGCCGAGGAACGGCAGGGCCGGCACCGGTACGTGCGCCTCGCCGACACCCGGGTCGCCCAGCTCGTGGAGGACCTGGCAGCCCAGGTGGCCCCGGATCCGGCCCGCCGCCCGCGCACCCTGCGCGCCGCGAACGCCGGTTCGGCGATGGCCCGCGGCCGCACCTGCTACGACCACCTGGCCGGCCACCTCGGCATCGTCGTCACCGACGCGCTCACGGCACGCGGACTGCTGACCGCGGCAGGGCTCTCGGAACGCCCCGCTTCACCCCCGCGACAGACACCCCCGCGACGGACACCCCCGCGACGGACGCCTCCGCGACCGGCACCCCAGGAGCGGGCCACCGGGTTCGTGCTGACCGAGGCGGGGCTGCGGTGGTTCGAGGGGAGCGGCATCGCGCTCGACCGCGCGACCCGCCGCCCGCTCGCCCGCGCCTGCCTCGACTGGACCGAACGCCGACCCCACCTGGCGGGCGCCGCGGGCGCGGCCCTGTGCCGGCACGTCCTCGACGCGGGCTGGTGCGTACGCATCGGCTCCGAGCGGGCGGTGAAGGTGACGACGACGGGCGAACGGGCACTCGGTGAGCTGCTGGGCATCGAGCCGGGGGCTCTGCGGTGA
- a CDS encoding DMT family transporter: MMNSARRPELLAAGAALVTVMAWASAFVSIRSAGSSYAPGALALGRLLSGALVLGVLCAVRREGWPPRSAWRGIAVSGVLWFGFYMVALNWGEQQVDAGTAALVVNIGPLLIALLSARLLGDGLPPRLLAGMAVSFAGAVVVGLSMSGGGGSSLLGMVLCLLAAVAYAGGVVAQKPALGRASALQVTTFGCLVGAVVCLPFAGQLARDAADAPLSATLNMVYLGVVPTALAFTTWAYALARTTAGRMGATTYAVPALVVLMSWLALGEVPGVFTLAGGALCLAGVAVSRSRVRRRPAAPEPRADDERALR, encoded by the coding sequence ATGATGAACAGCGCTCGTCGTCCGGAACTGCTCGCCGCCGGTGCCGCCCTGGTGACGGTCATGGCTTGGGCCTCGGCCTTCGTGTCGATCCGCAGCGCGGGGTCCTCGTACGCGCCGGGCGCGCTGGCGCTCGGGCGGCTGCTGTCCGGGGCGCTGGTGCTGGGGGTGCTGTGCGCCGTACGGCGGGAGGGGTGGCCGCCGAGGTCCGCCTGGCGCGGCATAGCGGTGTCCGGTGTGCTGTGGTTCGGGTTCTACATGGTGGCGCTCAACTGGGGCGAGCAGCAGGTGGACGCCGGCACCGCGGCGCTCGTCGTGAACATCGGGCCGCTGCTGATCGCCCTGCTGAGCGCGCGGCTGCTCGGGGACGGGCTGCCGCCGAGGCTGCTGGCCGGGATGGCGGTGTCGTTCGCGGGGGCGGTGGTCGTGGGCCTGTCGATGTCGGGCGGGGGCGGATCCTCGCTGCTCGGGATGGTGCTGTGTCTGCTGGCCGCCGTGGCGTACGCGGGCGGGGTGGTGGCGCAGAAGCCGGCGCTCGGCCGGGCGAGTGCGCTCCAGGTGACGACGTTCGGGTGTCTGGTGGGCGCGGTGGTGTGCCTGCCGTTCGCCGGGCAGTTGGCGCGGGACGCGGCCGACGCCCCGCTGTCGGCCACGCTCAACATGGTCTACCTGGGGGTCGTGCCGACCGCGCTCGCCTTCACGACGTGGGCGTACGCCCTGGCCCGCACGACGGCCGGGCGGATGGGCGCGACGACGTACGCCGTGCCCGCGCTGGTCGTGCTGATGTCCTGGCTGGCGCTGGGCGAGGTGCCCGGGGTGTTCACCCTGGCGGGCGGGGCGCTGTGTCTGGCGGGGGTGGCGGTGTCCCGGTCGAGGGTGCGGCGGCGGCCTGCCGCACCCGAGCCCCGGGCCGACGACGAGCGGGCCCTGCGTTAG